From the Thermosynechococcus sp. genome, the window TGCGCGGTGTTGATCCGCCAACACGGCAGCAGCGAGTACTGCAAGTGGCTAAGCTCCTGGGGATCGAGTCCCTGTTGCAGCGCAAGCCGCGTCAACTTTCCGGGGGTCAGCAGCAGCGGGTGGCCCTAGGACGAGCCCTGGCGCGATCGCCCCAAGTGTTTTTGCTCGATGAACCCCTCTCCAACCTCGATGCTCAATTGCGGGAGCAAACCCGTGCTGAATTGAAACAATTGCATCAACAACTGGGCATTACCACCCTCTACGTCACCCACGATCAGGTGGAGGCCATGACCCTTGGCGATCGCATCGTGGTGCTGGATCGCGGCCAAATTCAGCAAATTGGCACCCCTGCTGATCTCTATGACAGACCCGCTAATACAATGGTGGCACGATTTTTTGGCACGCCACCGATGAACTTACTGCCCGCTCGCTGGGAGGGCGGCCGTCTCTGGATTGCCCAGCAGTCCTTGCCCTGTCCTGATCTCCCCCATTGGCCGCTGAAAAGTGAACACACCCTCACCGTAGGTATTCGCCCAGAGCATTTGCATATCGGCGAGCAGGGTTTGGGGGCGATCGCCACCCTCGTTGAACCCCTAGGCCGCGAAGCCATTGTCCGCTGTCGCCTCATGGAGAGTCCCCAAGAACTGCTGTGGCTAGCTCCCAGTCACCAAATCCCTCAAATGGGTGACCCTCTTCAGTTGCAGGTCAGCCATCTTTATCTGTTTGATTCCACAACCGGGGCGGCTCTCAA encodes:
- a CDS encoding ABC transporter ATP-binding protein, whose protein sequence is MTATLRLEGVTRRFAPGVAIGPLSLTVPAGEFWVIVGPSGCGKSTLLRLIAGLEQPTSGDIYIGETCVNGRSGRDRDVAMVFQNYALYPHMTVAENLGFGLKMRGVDPPTRQQRVLQVAKLLGIESLLQRKPRQLSGGQQQRVALGRALARSPQVFLLDEPLSNLDAQLREQTRAELKQLHQQLGITTLYVTHDQVEAMTLGDRIVVLDRGQIQQIGTPADLYDRPANTMVARFFGTPPMNLLPARWEGGRLWIAQQSLPCPDLPHWPLKSEHTLTVGIRPEHLHIGEQGLGAIATLVEPLGREAIVRCRLMESPQELLWLAPSHQIPQMGDPLQLQVSHLYLFDSTTGAALNSKPS